From one Fusobacterium simiae genomic stretch:
- a CDS encoding NfeD family protein, whose amino-acid sequence MGYLFWLILTIIFTVIEFMGSALVSVWFAFAAAITIFVSLAFDNLKVELTFFTIISVLAIVFLRPLAKKILSKNKDNFDAEVIGTSIVIKKIVDISKEEKIYDVSYKGSIWTALSNEIFKVGDIPIISGFKGNKIIIKK is encoded by the coding sequence ATGGGATATTTATTTTGGTTAATACTTACAATTATTTTTACTGTTATTGAATTTATGGGATCTGCACTTGTCTCAGTTTGGTTTGCTTTTGCAGCTGCTATAACAATATTTGTTTCTTTAGCATTTGATAATTTAAAAGTAGAGCTAACTTTTTTTACTATTATTTCTGTTTTAGCAATCGTATTCCTTAGACCACTTGCTAAAAAAATCCTTTCAAAAAATAAGGATAATTTCGATGCTGAAGTAATAGGCACAAGCATTGTGATAAAGAAAATTGTTGATATTAGTAAAGAAGAAAAAATATATGATGTCAGCTATAAAGGTTCTATTTGGACTGCATTAAGTAATGAAATTTTTAAAGTGGGAGACATTCCTATAATTTCTGGTTTTAAAGGTAATAAAATTATTATAAAAAAATAA
- a CDS encoding SPFH domain-containing protein encodes MFYIPFFVLLIILIAIIMLKAVKIVPESQVYIVEKLGKYYQSLSSGLSFINPFFDKVSRIVSLKEQVVDFDPQAVITKDNATMQIDTVVYFQITDPKLYTYGVERPLSAIENLTATTLRNIIGDMTVDETLTSRDIINTKMRQELDDATDPWGIKVNRVELKSILPPNDIRVAMEKEMKAEREKRAKILEAQATRESAILVAEGEKQSAILRAEAEKEVKIKEAEGKAQAILEVQRAEAEAIKVLNEAKPTKEILALKSFSTFEKVADGKSTKILIPSEIQNLAGFIQAIKEIK; translated from the coding sequence ATGTTTTATATACCATTTTTTGTCTTATTAATAATTTTAATAGCTATAATCATGTTAAAAGCTGTTAAAATTGTTCCTGAATCACAAGTTTATATTGTTGAAAAATTAGGAAAGTACTATCAATCTTTAAGTTCAGGTTTAAGTTTTATTAATCCGTTCTTTGATAAGGTATCAAGAATAGTATCTCTTAAAGAACAAGTTGTTGACTTTGATCCACAAGCAGTTATCACAAAAGATAATGCAACTATGCAAATTGATACTGTTGTTTACTTTCAAATAACTGATCCTAAGTTATATACTTATGGTGTTGAAAGACCATTATCAGCTATTGAAAATTTAACTGCTACAACTCTTAGAAATATTATAGGGGATATGACAGTTGATGAAACTTTGACATCAAGAGATATTATTAATACAAAAATGCGTCAAGAACTTGATGATGCAACTGATCCTTGGGGAATAAAAGTAAACAGAGTTGAGTTAAAATCTATACTTCCTCCAAATGATATCAGAGTTGCAATGGAAAAAGAAATGAAAGCTGAAAGAGAAAAGAGAGCAAAAATTCTTGAAGCACAAGCTACAAGAGAATCTGCCATCCTTGTTGCTGAAGGTGAAAAGCAATCAGCAATATTAAGAGCTGAAGCTGAAAAAGAAGTTAAGATTAAAGAAGCTGAAGGTAAAGCACAAGCTATACTTGAAGTACAAAGGGCTGAAGCTGAAGCTATTAAAGTTTTAAATGAAGCTAAACCAACTAAAGAGATTTTAGCATTAAAATCTTTTTCTACATTTGAAAAAGTTGCTGATGGAAAATCTACAAAGATTCTTATTCCAAGTGAAATCCAAAATTTAGCTGGATTTATACAAGCTATTAAAGAAATAAAATAA